One window of Pseudobacteriovorax antillogorgiicola genomic DNA carries:
- a CDS encoding PQQ-dependent sugar dehydrogenase: MIRLALYSLMLSSLSYGKTYVKTFKSESMTIGLEKVADGLGVPWGMAFIDSKNILVTSRSGTLYWVEGAKKTPIKGVPKVYAESQGGLLDVALDPDFKNNQTIYFTYSIAYQGGNTTRLSSAILSKYQLKNVKSIFTAEPKGSRNIHFGSRIAFDRQGYIYITVGDRGERDRAQSLDNHSGKVIRLHRDGKVPKDNPFVGKKGARPEIWSWGHRNPQGLAIHPKTGALWEQEHGPRGGDEINLIKKGVNYGWPKITYGKEYWGPSIGPSKQKGLAQPVHHYTPSIAPSGLEIYQGKAYPKWNGNIFSGAMKLTHINRLVLNGKGAVVKEERLLDDWGERIRNIKQGPDDLLYIAVDSGQILRLLPVK, translated from the coding sequence ATGATTCGGTTAGCCCTGTATTCCCTTATGCTGAGCTCCTTGTCGTATGGCAAAACTTACGTTAAAACCTTTAAGTCTGAAAGCATGACGATCGGCCTTGAAAAGGTAGCCGATGGCCTAGGGGTTCCTTGGGGAATGGCATTCATTGATAGTAAAAATATCCTTGTTACAAGTCGCTCTGGAACCTTGTACTGGGTTGAAGGGGCCAAGAAAACCCCCATAAAGGGAGTACCGAAGGTTTATGCTGAAAGCCAAGGCGGATTGCTAGATGTGGCCCTCGACCCCGATTTCAAAAACAATCAAACCATCTATTTTACCTATAGTATCGCCTACCAAGGTGGCAATACCACTCGTTTGTCTTCAGCAATTCTCAGTAAGTATCAATTGAAGAATGTGAAATCCATATTCACCGCGGAACCGAAGGGCAGTCGCAACATCCACTTTGGCTCTCGTATTGCGTTCGATAGACAAGGCTACATTTATATTACAGTTGGCGATCGGGGGGAGCGGGACCGAGCCCAGAGCCTCGATAATCACTCAGGGAAGGTGATCCGGCTCCATCGTGATGGGAAAGTTCCCAAAGATAACCCCTTTGTTGGGAAAAAAGGAGCACGGCCCGAGATTTGGTCCTGGGGGCATCGAAATCCTCAGGGTCTTGCGATTCACCCTAAAACTGGCGCTTTGTGGGAGCAAGAGCACGGTCCCAGAGGTGGTGACGAGATCAATCTGATCAAAAAAGGTGTGAACTACGGCTGGCCCAAGATAACTTACGGCAAAGAGTATTGGGGACCGTCCATCGGACCAAGCAAGCAGAAGGGGCTGGCTCAACCCGTACATCACTACACACCCTCCATTGCCCCATCGGGCCTAGAGATTTACCAGGGGAAAGCCTATCCTAAGTGGAATGGCAATATCTTCTCGGGAGCGATGAAGCTGACTCATATCAATCGTCTAGTGCTCAATGGCAAAGGAGCTGTCGTCAAAGAGGAACGGCTCCTGGATGATTGGGGTGAGCGCATTCGAAACATAAAGCAGGGGCCTGATGACCTACTTTATATTGCTGTGGACTCGGGGCAGATCCTGCGACTCCTACCGGTGAAGTAG
- a CDS encoding 7TM-DISM domain-containing protein translates to MNRVVAVLVLVASHFMNASPVVIKGQQSKNLESYLILLEDQTSDLSPQEALTKFHFGEGQYYENMDRRLATRDKTEWALIQLVNDSGALQTAFLEFRFAQSSSVAFFVVQGGKVLATSSGQGAALSQDSQTLPYRYPVLSWGLKKGMNQVLVRMQSSGVLSLPLHLEWDRSRYLWRWWYGLGLLIPLTLVVWLYAGMIHALLHPLKKMVLFLYGTFIVLFFSNQLVASGLVSWHWPAYDGQWLLTYGYLISGVLSQVALFFAMSHVIGLRSSLGPVILKWILLVSSAFIIISASTGGKPWLILVYYANSALWGVLILWQSLLSAWRREPLGIAFVLSWVPGLVILGISGVFWIIQSSMPSLVIFWVGLCHISIFFSYLIIKHRRPLQIQQEPAWKHLKPKLR, encoded by the coding sequence ATGAATAGGGTGGTGGCTGTATTGGTCTTAGTTGCGTCACATTTCATGAATGCAAGCCCTGTCGTGATCAAGGGCCAGCAAAGCAAGAATTTAGAGTCGTACCTGATTCTTCTTGAAGATCAGACGAGCGATCTAAGCCCTCAAGAAGCGCTCACGAAATTTCACTTTGGCGAGGGCCAATATTATGAAAATATGGATCGACGACTAGCCACAAGAGATAAGACGGAATGGGCTTTGATTCAGCTTGTCAATGATAGTGGAGCGCTACAGACTGCGTTTTTGGAATTCCGCTTCGCTCAAAGCAGTTCGGTTGCATTTTTCGTAGTCCAAGGTGGAAAAGTCCTCGCTACGAGTTCTGGACAAGGCGCAGCATTGTCTCAAGATTCTCAAACACTACCGTACCGTTATCCAGTGCTGTCTTGGGGGCTAAAAAAAGGTATGAATCAGGTGCTGGTGCGCATGCAATCATCAGGAGTTCTGAGTCTACCGCTCCACCTTGAGTGGGATCGTTCTCGCTATCTGTGGCGTTGGTGGTATGGGTTGGGCTTGCTCATACCCTTAACCCTAGTTGTTTGGCTTTACGCAGGAATGATTCACGCTCTGCTACACCCTTTAAAAAAGATGGTTCTTTTTTTATATGGTACTTTTATCGTCCTATTTTTTAGCAATCAGCTAGTGGCGTCTGGGCTGGTGTCATGGCACTGGCCTGCCTATGATGGCCAATGGCTATTGACCTACGGCTACCTGATAAGTGGAGTCTTATCTCAGGTCGCGTTATTTTTTGCTATGAGTCATGTCATAGGCCTACGATCGTCTCTAGGGCCAGTAATCTTAAAGTGGATTCTTTTAGTAAGCTCAGCCTTTATTATTATCAGTGCCAGTACTGGAGGAAAGCCGTGGCTCATATTAGTTTACTATGCCAACAGCGCACTTTGGGGAGTTCTCATATTGTGGCAGAGCTTATTATCAGCATGGCGACGGGAGCCATTAGGCATTGCCTTCGTTTTATCTTGGGTGCCTGGATTAGTCATCCTTGGAATATCAGGAGTTTTCTGGATCATCCAAAGTTCGATGCCTAGCTTAGTGATATTCTGGGTAGGGCTATGTCACATTTCTATATTCTTTAGCTATCTCATTATCAAACATCGTCGCCCCCTGCAAATTCAACAAGAACCGGCTTGGAAGCATCTAAAACCCAAGTTGCGTTAG
- a CDS encoding CheR family methyltransferase: MNSIQNKPDFIVGVGASAGGLEALQSFFSHLPEDTGLAFIVIQHLSPDFKSLMDQLLAKLTNMKIVVAENEMAVERNTVYLIPPKVNMTINRGFLFLTQQTRDHNLNLPIDIFFKSLAEDAQSHGIAVILSGTGSDGSRGVLEISEHCGLVIVQDPEEAKFDGMPKSALSTNAVNKVLVAADIPKYIGQYVANPSVQEKHHEKSGSDSSDDLYAQIFTIIYNYKKIDFSEYKEKTIYRRIERRLKALLLNSLEDYVARLKSDEQEKERLCQDLLIRVTSFFRDQTAFEFLAKEVIPNIFHRNSETREIRIWVAGCASGEEVYSIAILFKEYSEKIKQAYDIKIFGSDINREALAYANQGVYNESQIVEIAPHHVEQFFKKRDNQYYVSAELRNMVVFAAQNVLTDPPFTKVDLVVCRNLLIYLKQSVQERVISSFHFALKKNGYLFLGPSEGLGNFSRDFATESSSFRMFRKTNDSRFPLSAMKASPNSKIKPVQARPGNRLKVNSITSSSYDRILEHLLHDCIVLNADEEVLHLLGNAKNYLSFQSGRMSNNIGQLIDDELRSILLSGLFRAEKEATPVRFENIKHSQIPHPINLIITPIFEPDTLTIGLYLIHFEDGVEHVKQTKNYDVSDTSKHIIKDLELQLRISKEELNTALEESETTNEELQATNEELLASNEELQSTNEELHSVNEELYTVNSEFQKKIEELTTLEDDIDNLLQSANIGTIFIDKNLNIRRITPAISKNFGILNHDIGRSIESFVYKFNHENLIDVIHGVMGGGVERTLPARIYNENWYVMKVIPYMVNRSIGGAVITFLDINEVKSMEEKLDSSEHRFIRSHQDFVDFAYFSSTDLKGLLQGFSLHLNKLIDDFPKIKSNESWLALHQDGETLGRIVDCFSKFSNISQMEMKLEDVDLTALIGDLTRRFKSAGCTFFFDDDLPHAFTDHSAISYILEALIMNGVVYNHSSKKVIELGVIDSEGDAMTTIYVRDNGQGIPARDLEGAFKMFRQLGDPGESSVGLGVGLSFSRRFADRLGGKIWLESEENVGTTAYLQLPKLN, translated from the coding sequence GTGAATAGCATACAAAATAAACCTGACTTTATTGTTGGAGTGGGTGCCTCTGCCGGAGGCCTTGAGGCATTGCAAAGTTTCTTTAGCCATTTACCCGAAGACACCGGATTAGCATTTATCGTGATCCAGCATCTTTCTCCTGATTTTAAAAGTTTGATGGATCAACTGCTCGCAAAACTTACCAATATGAAAATTGTCGTAGCTGAGAACGAGATGGCTGTGGAGCGGAATACGGTTTACTTGATCCCGCCCAAAGTAAATATGACGATCAATCGCGGTTTTCTATTTCTGACCCAGCAGACGCGAGATCATAACCTCAATCTTCCCATTGATATCTTCTTCAAATCCTTGGCAGAGGATGCCCAAAGCCACGGGATTGCCGTGATCCTTTCAGGAACTGGCAGCGATGGCTCCCGCGGGGTGTTAGAAATCTCGGAGCACTGTGGGCTTGTGATTGTACAAGATCCAGAGGAAGCTAAGTTTGATGGGATGCCTAAAAGCGCTTTGTCGACCAATGCTGTAAATAAGGTGCTAGTCGCTGCTGATATCCCCAAATATATTGGCCAATATGTGGCAAACCCCTCTGTTCAGGAAAAACACCATGAAAAGTCCGGTAGTGATTCCTCGGATGATCTATACGCACAGATCTTTACTATCATCTATAACTATAAAAAGATTGATTTTAGTGAGTATAAAGAGAAAACTATATACCGCCGGATTGAGAGGAGACTTAAAGCGCTCCTTCTAAACTCTTTAGAAGATTATGTTGCGCGGCTCAAGTCAGATGAGCAGGAGAAGGAGCGACTCTGTCAAGATTTGCTGATTCGCGTGACGTCGTTCTTTCGCGATCAAACAGCATTTGAATTTCTAGCTAAAGAAGTCATTCCCAACATCTTTCATCGAAACTCTGAAACTCGCGAGATTCGGATTTGGGTCGCAGGTTGTGCCTCTGGAGAAGAGGTTTATTCCATAGCGATTTTATTCAAAGAGTATTCAGAGAAAATAAAGCAGGCCTATGATATCAAGATTTTCGGTAGTGATATCAATCGCGAGGCCCTTGCCTATGCCAATCAGGGAGTATATAACGAATCACAGATAGTCGAAATTGCACCCCACCATGTGGAGCAGTTCTTTAAGAAGCGAGATAATCAATATTACGTTTCTGCAGAGCTGCGTAATATGGTTGTCTTCGCAGCACAAAATGTACTGACTGATCCTCCATTTACCAAAGTGGATCTCGTAGTTTGTCGGAATCTGCTGATCTATTTAAAGCAAAGTGTTCAGGAACGGGTGATTTCTTCCTTCCACTTTGCCCTAAAGAAGAATGGTTATCTATTCCTTGGGCCGAGCGAAGGGTTAGGTAACTTCAGCCGGGATTTTGCAACGGAAAGCTCATCATTTCGTATGTTTCGCAAGACTAATGATTCGCGTTTTCCCCTTAGCGCTATGAAAGCCTCTCCAAATTCCAAAATCAAGCCTGTTCAAGCTCGGCCTGGAAATCGCCTGAAAGTGAATTCCATAACCAGTAGTAGCTACGATCGCATATTGGAGCACCTTCTCCATGATTGTATCGTCTTGAATGCAGATGAAGAGGTATTGCACCTGCTTGGCAATGCTAAGAACTACCTCAGTTTTCAATCAGGTCGAATGTCCAATAACATTGGTCAGCTTATTGATGATGAGCTGCGTTCTATCCTACTATCCGGTTTGTTTCGGGCCGAGAAGGAGGCGACTCCTGTTCGCTTTGAAAACATCAAACATTCGCAGATACCTCATCCTATCAATTTGATCATCACTCCTATTTTTGAGCCGGATACTCTAACTATCGGACTGTATCTAATTCATTTTGAAGATGGCGTCGAACATGTCAAGCAGACGAAAAATTACGACGTCAGCGACACATCCAAGCACATCATTAAAGATCTGGAGCTTCAACTTCGTATTAGCAAGGAGGAGCTGAATACAGCCTTAGAGGAATCAGAAACGACCAATGAAGAGCTGCAAGCCACCAATGAAGAGTTGCTAGCCTCTAACGAAGAGCTGCAATCCACCAACGAAGAGCTGCATAGCGTCAATGAAGAACTCTACACGGTGAACTCAGAGTTTCAAAAGAAAATCGAAGAACTGACTACCCTTGAAGATGACATTGATAACCTTCTCCAAAGTGCGAATATTGGCACGATCTTTATTGATAAAAACTTAAATATTCGGCGTATCACGCCCGCTATCTCAAAAAACTTTGGCATCCTAAACCATGACATCGGCAGGAGTATCGAGAGCTTCGTATATAAGTTTAATCACGAGAACTTAATTGATGTGATTCATGGGGTGATGGGGGGCGGGGTTGAGCGAACCCTACCAGCAAGAATCTACAATGAAAACTGGTACGTGATGAAGGTTATTCCCTATATGGTGAATCGATCCATAGGAGGGGCGGTGATTACCTTTCTCGACATCAATGAAGTCAAGTCTATGGAAGAAAAGCTTGATAGCTCTGAACATCGATTTATCCGATCTCATCAGGACTTTGTTGATTTCGCATACTTTTCATCAACTGATTTGAAAGGGCTTTTACAAGGTTTTAGCTTGCACCTAAACAAACTGATCGATGATTTTCCTAAGATAAAGTCTAATGAAAGCTGGCTCGCGTTACACCAGGATGGTGAAACTTTGGGGCGTATTGTTGACTGTTTTAGCAAGTTTTCTAATATCAGTCAGATGGAAATGAAGCTGGAAGATGTTGATTTGACTGCACTAATAGGGGACCTGACAAGGAGATTTAAGTCTGCAGGCTGCACATTCTTCTTCGACGACGATCTTCCCCACGCTTTCACTGATCACAGCGCGATATCTTATATCTTGGAGGCCTTGATCATGAACGGTGTGGTGTACAATCACTCATCAAAAAAAGTAATTGAATTGGGGGTAATCGATTCGGAAGGCGATGCTATGACGACAATCTATGTACGAGACAATGGTCAAGGCATACCGGCTAGAGATCTTGAGGGAGCTTTCAAAATGTTTAGACAGTTAGGAGACCCGGGGGAATCTTCCGTTGGATTGGGAGTTGGCTTGAGTTTCTCTAGGCGCTTCGCCGATCGCTTAGGAGGGAAAATTTGGCTTGAGTCGGAAGAAAATGTAGGTACTACTGCCTATTTGCAACTACCTAAACTAAACTAA
- a CDS encoding ATP-binding protein, protein MTICREEYQLNNLLKINQFWRRAIHVSDLEKIARLSHSYLESELNLMQAAIYFLEESNQATRLVSTVGAGTPEKIEMKAFGSAVGYVAIVIEDELSESDRNLLHLIIETTGVLLQSQKQRELRTRRMLKSALNQEHEQLKALNHDLNAALQHRTDFLSKMSHEIRTPMNAILGISKIMKEEIKDPHQLRNLDVILNAGENLLSLINDILDFSKLEARQLQLDIVKFDLHKVVSEVTNLFKAKSQGLIEVKNDILHGVYQYRYGDSLRLKQVLINLVGNALKFTKQGFVAIRLKELGKDKVLFTVSDTGIGIPDSKKAEIFSEFSQVDQSTTRKYGGTGLGLAISKQVIEVMGGRIWVEDNSQEKSGSNFCFQVILPVVEDAAIGEKLNDSQPLAMQNALQETMRQNAKILFVDDSPDNTFLAKAIFKKTDFSVDYAENGRIAVDKFKSQNYDFVFLDLQMPEMDGNEAVVHMRQIEEEERREPSTVIALTADIYGNERESLIKIGFDEKLVKPIDKEEILRQFTCLTISKKAS, encoded by the coding sequence ATGACTATATGCCGTGAAGAGTATCAACTCAATAATTTGCTCAAGATCAATCAGTTCTGGCGTCGGGCTATTCATGTCAGTGACTTAGAGAAAATCGCACGCTTATCGCACAGCTACTTGGAGTCCGAATTGAATCTGATGCAGGCTGCGATCTATTTCCTGGAAGAAAGCAACCAGGCAACTCGCCTTGTATCGACCGTGGGCGCTGGGACTCCCGAAAAAATCGAAATGAAGGCCTTCGGAAGCGCGGTTGGCTATGTTGCGATTGTTATTGAAGATGAGCTATCAGAATCCGACAGGAACCTGCTTCATCTTATTATTGAAACGACTGGGGTCTTGTTGCAATCCCAAAAGCAAAGGGAACTCAGAACTCGTCGCATGCTTAAAAGTGCGCTCAACCAGGAACATGAGCAACTGAAGGCTCTCAATCATGATCTGAATGCAGCCCTACAGCATAGAACTGACTTCTTGTCTAAAATGAGCCATGAGATCCGTACGCCCATGAATGCAATATTGGGAATTTCCAAAATCATGAAAGAGGAGATCAAAGATCCTCATCAGCTCAGAAATCTCGATGTAATTTTGAACGCAGGAGAAAATCTCCTCAGCTTGATCAACGATATTCTTGATTTTTCAAAGCTTGAAGCGCGGCAGCTTCAGCTTGATATCGTGAAGTTTGATCTGCATAAGGTGGTTAGTGAAGTTACTAACCTTTTCAAGGCAAAATCTCAGGGACTGATTGAAGTTAAAAACGATATTCTTCATGGTGTCTACCAGTATCGCTATGGAGATAGCCTCCGTCTGAAGCAAGTTCTGATCAATCTAGTTGGCAATGCCTTAAAATTCACCAAACAAGGCTTTGTTGCAATCAGACTGAAAGAGCTTGGTAAGGATAAAGTACTTTTTACTGTTTCAGATACGGGAATTGGTATTCCTGATAGTAAGAAGGCTGAAATTTTTTCAGAGTTTTCTCAGGTCGATCAGTCGACAACAAGAAAGTATGGTGGCACAGGCTTAGGTTTAGCTATATCGAAACAGGTCATTGAGGTTATGGGAGGGCGTATCTGGGTTGAGGATAACAGCCAAGAAAAAAGTGGTTCGAATTTTTGCTTTCAGGTGATCCTACCGGTAGTCGAAGATGCTGCCATAGGTGAGAAGCTCAATGATAGCCAGCCACTGGCAATGCAGAACGCTCTGCAAGAAACCATGCGGCAGAATGCCAAAATACTATTTGTCGATGACTCACCAGACAATACCTTTCTAGCTAAGGCAATATTTAAGAAAACGGACTTTTCAGTCGACTATGCTGAAAACGGACGTATCGCTGTTGATAAGTTTAAGAGCCAAAACTACGACTTTGTATTTCTTGATTTACAGATGCCCGAAATGGATGGTAACGAAGCGGTGGTGCACATGAGGCAGATCGAGGAAGAGGAGCGTCGCGAACCATCAACCGTTATAGCCTTAACCGCCGATATATACGGAAACGAGAGAGAGTCCTTGATCAAGATCGGCTTTGATGAAAAGCTGGTAAAGCCTATTGATAAAGAAGAGATTCTTAGACAGTTTACGTGTCTAACAATTAGCAAGAAGGCTAGTTAA
- a CDS encoding OPT family oligopeptide transporter — protein MNQTHDEQIYIPQEGESQLTFRAVAAGCLLGGIVTSMNLYLGLKIGWSIGGSLMAAILGFGLFALIKPKKPYSVLEANITQTAGSGAGSMASAAGLLAPIPAMGMLGEEIPTWGLFAWSLAIAYLGVMLAVPLRRQYVVIEKLRFPTGTATANTIVAMFASAGESLRKAKVLSYFSVGAFLYIVSSYFIPQLESPPFHKWFDISALGVMALWGFKLAVSPMLFGAGLLIGPRVGASLIGGAIAGWALLGPSIQSIGWAPHENPMVIFDQESKLWGVRGWILWVGVAIMVADGLVSLALSWKTFMTAFRGTRDAMSHGDLKETSQESTSIPNSWWMGGFALASIATTIVASLVFHIPPLLTVVAIFLSTILANVAVRSIGETDINPVGGMGKVTQAIFGSVSSSMATNLMSAGITGAGASQAGDMMQDLKTGHLLGASPKAQFKAQLIGILSGVFFAVPVYLVFDQAYDIGAANSPLTAPAAQAWKAVAEVMSKGFAALPPMAGWGMLAGFLLGGLFPAIKRFYPKLAPYTPSGLALGIAFIVPAKYSIIMFLGSLAYMIWQRWRPSSFEALVFAVSCGLIAGEGLAGITNAILTLIGVPSLF, from the coding sequence ATGAATCAAACGCACGACGAGCAAATTTACATTCCGCAGGAAGGGGAGTCCCAATTAACCTTTCGGGCGGTAGCCGCTGGTTGCCTTCTTGGTGGAATAGTTACCAGCATGAACCTCTACCTTGGCCTAAAGATTGGCTGGAGCATCGGTGGTTCATTGATGGCGGCTATCCTTGGCTTCGGACTCTTCGCACTTATCAAACCGAAAAAACCCTACTCCGTGCTTGAAGCAAATATCACACAAACAGCCGGTTCAGGAGCCGGATCTATGGCTTCTGCTGCTGGGCTTTTAGCACCAATACCTGCCATGGGGATGTTGGGGGAAGAGATCCCTACCTGGGGTTTGTTCGCATGGTCGTTAGCAATCGCCTATTTAGGTGTGATGCTCGCCGTACCTCTTCGTCGCCAGTATGTGGTAATCGAGAAATTACGATTTCCCACTGGTACGGCCACAGCAAATACAATCGTTGCCATGTTCGCATCGGCTGGTGAATCCTTGCGAAAAGCTAAGGTCCTCAGTTATTTTAGTGTTGGAGCATTTCTATATATAGTTTCGTCATACTTCATACCTCAGCTAGAATCGCCGCCGTTTCATAAGTGGTTCGACATCTCTGCTCTGGGTGTCATGGCGCTTTGGGGCTTTAAGCTCGCCGTGAGCCCAATGTTGTTCGGAGCTGGGCTATTGATTGGTCCTCGTGTCGGCGCTTCACTCATAGGTGGTGCCATTGCAGGCTGGGCTCTCCTTGGCCCCTCCATCCAAAGCATTGGTTGGGCCCCCCATGAAAATCCCATGGTTATATTCGACCAAGAAAGCAAGCTTTGGGGTGTGCGGGGTTGGATTCTGTGGGTTGGAGTAGCCATCATGGTAGCAGACGGCTTAGTTTCACTTGCCCTTTCTTGGAAAACCTTCATGACAGCGTTCCGAGGAACAAGAGATGCGATGTCCCATGGAGATTTAAAAGAGACATCCCAAGAATCGACAAGTATTCCAAACAGCTGGTGGATGGGCGGCTTCGCCCTTGCAAGCATCGCCACAACGATCGTTGCTAGTCTTGTCTTTCACATTCCTCCCTTACTTACAGTCGTTGCTATCTTTCTATCAACGATCCTTGCCAACGTCGCCGTTCGCTCTATTGGAGAAACCGATATTAATCCCGTAGGAGGCATGGGTAAGGTCACCCAAGCGATTTTTGGTTCCGTGTCCTCCTCGATGGCAACGAATCTCATGTCAGCTGGTATAACTGGTGCTGGCGCGTCCCAGGCTGGCGATATGATGCAAGACTTGAAAACAGGCCACCTACTGGGAGCTTCTCCCAAAGCCCAATTTAAAGCCCAATTGATCGGCATTCTCTCTGGGGTATTTTTTGCTGTACCCGTTTACCTTGTATTCGATCAGGCCTATGATATCGGAGCAGCAAACTCCCCTCTCACAGCTCCTGCTGCCCAAGCCTGGAAGGCTGTCGCCGAGGTGATGTCGAAAGGCTTCGCCGCCTTACCACCCATGGCTGGTTGGGGAATGCTAGCTGGCTTCCTGCTGGGAGGTTTGTTCCCTGCAATCAAGCGCTTTTACCCGAAGCTTGCTCCCTATACGCCAAGTGGTTTGGCTTTAGGCATTGCTTTTATCGTTCCGGCAAAATACTCCATTATCATGTTCCTCGGCTCCCTAGCTTACATGATTTGGCAGCGATGGCGTCCGAGTAGCTTTGAAGCATTGGTTTTCGCAGTGTCGTGTGGGCTCATCGCTGGTGAAGGCTTAGCAGGCATCACAAACGCGATCCTAACTTTGATTGGAGTCCCTAGCCTCTTCTAA